A genomic window from Chitinophagaceae bacterium includes:
- a CDS encoding TlpA family protein disulfide reductase has product MKNKNLLIAAVVLIIIAVVVYKIYDYYKILDFSNGDQIGELIYPDPDGKPLALSSLKGKVVLVQFWAAWCGPCRMENRELVEMYHQYHTAKFAKANGFDIYSISLDYNRGYWLQAIQQDGLLWPNHVSTLQGWNSEVAQRFGVRSIPANILIDQDGMIIGSNLLPYQLKKILEKRLAK; this is encoded by the coding sequence TTGAAAAATAAAAATCTCCTCATCGCTGCCGTTGTATTAATCATCATTGCAGTAGTAGTATACAAGATTTACGATTATTATAAAATTCTTGATTTCAGTAATGGCGATCAGATCGGGGAATTGATTTATCCGGATCCGGATGGAAAACCATTGGCACTTTCATCGCTGAAAGGAAAGGTTGTGCTGGTGCAGTTTTGGGCGGCATGGTGCGGGCCTTGCAGAATGGAGAACCGTGAGCTGGTGGAGATGTACCATCAATATCACACCGCGAAATTTGCGAAGGCGAATGGCTTTGATATCTATAGCATTTCGCTTGATTACAACAGAGGTTATTGGCTGCAAGCCATTCAGCAGGATGGTTTATTGTGGCCGAATCATGTAAGCACTTTGCAAGGCTGGAATTCTGAAGTGGCACAACGGTTTGGTGTGCGTTCGATTCCCGCCAACATATTGATTGACCAGGATGGAATGATTATCGGAAGTAATCTATTACCTTATCAGTTAAAAAAGATACTGGAGAAACGGTTGGCAAAATAA